Genomic DNA from Terriglobales bacterium:
GATTCCGCCGATGGTGCCCACCATCAGCAGGGCCGCCACCGACTCCGCCCCGATCAGGTTGATGGGCTGGCCGCCGAGCATGGCGCCCTCTCCGCCCACGTGGAAGCCGGTAAAGTAGCGGAAGGTCATGCCCACGGCGATGGGCAGACCCACCGCCAGCACCCCCGGCACCACCATCTGGCGCAGCGCCGCCCCGGTCACGATGTCCACGCAACGGCCGTAGTCGGGCTTGGCGGTGCCTTCCATGATGCCCGGGTTCTCGCGGAACTGCCGCCGCACTTCCTCGATGATGTATTGCGCCGCCTTGCCCACCGCCTTGATGGCCAGCGAGGAGAAAAGGAAGACCAGCATGGCGCCCAGCAGCGCGCCCACGAACACCGGCACGTTGGCCAGGTTGATGTTGTCGAAGGAGAACTGAACGCCGGTCACCGCCACGCCCGCGGCCGCCAGCCGCCCGCGCACGATGGCCGCCACCTCGTCCAGGTAGGCGGAGAAGAGCAGGAAGGCGGCGAGGGCGGCCGAGCCGATGGCGTAGCCCTTGGTGAGCGCCTTGGTGGTGTTGCCCACGGCGTCCAGGCGGTCGGTCTTCACGCGGATCTCGTCGGGCTGGTGCGACATCTCGATGATGCCGCCGGCGTTGTCGGTGATGGGCCCGAAGGTGTCCATGGCCAGGATGTAGGCCGCGGTGGAGAGCATGCCCATGGTGGCGATGGCGGTGCCGTAGATGCCCTTGGCGTACTCGCCGATCTCGTTCACCCCCGCCAGCGCCCGGATGCCGAACCAGTAGGAGAGCATGAGCGCCGCGCTGATCACGAGGACGGGCAGGGCCGGCGTCTCCAGCCCCACCGCCAGCCCGGCGATGATGTTGGTGGCCGGGCCGGTGCGCGAGGCGCGCGCGATGTCCTGCACCGGCCGGAAGCGGTATTCGGTGTAGTACTGCGTGATGTAGACGAAGAGGAACGAGGTGGCGATGCCCACCAGGCCGGAGCCGAAGAACCACCAGTTGTCCTTGAGCAAGTAGTGGACGGCGATGGCGAAGGCGGCGATGGCGCCCAGGGTGGTCACGTAGTAGCCCCGGTTGAGCGCCTGCATGGGGTCTTCCTTGTCGTCGGTGCGCACGATCAGCACGCCCAGGGTGCTGGCGATCAATCCGAAGGCACGGGCCACCAGGGGAAAGAGCACGCCCTTGATGCCGAAGTGGGGCAGAAGGGCGGCGCCCAGGATCATGGCGCCCACGTTCTCGGCGGCGGTGGACTCGAACAGGTCGGCGCCGCGGCCGGCGCAGTCGCCCACGTTGTCGCCCACCAGGTCGGCGATGACGGCGGGGTTGCGGGGGTCGTCCTCGGGGATGCCCGCCTCGACCTTGCCCACCAGGTCGGCGCCCACGTCGGCCGCCTTGGTGTAGATGCCGCCGCCCAACTGGGCGAACAGCGCTACAAACGACGCCCCGAAGCCGAAGCCCACCACCTGGTAGGGCACGTCGTGCGGATTCTCGAGCCCGCCGAAGAGGAAGAACAGCAGGCCTACTCCCAGCAGCGACATGGCCACCACCACCAGGCCGGTGACGGCGCCGCCGCGCAGGGCGATCTGCAGAGCGCGGTTGATGTTGCTGCGGGCCGCGCTGGCGGTGCGGATGTTGGCGCGGATGGAAACGTACATGCCGGTGAAGCCGGCGATGCCGGAGCAGGCCGCTCCGATCAGGAAGGCGATCACCGTCTTGGAGGCCAGGGGCGCGTTGTGCGCCGAGGCGCGATAGCCCACGAAGATCAGCGCCGCCAGCACCAGGCTGAGCAGGCCGATGGTCTTGTACTGCCGGCGCAGGAAAGCCTCGGCGCCCTCCTTGATGGCGTTGGAGATGCGCTGCATGGGCTCGGTGCCGGTGTCAGCCGCGAGCACGAAGCGGGCGAAGCCGAAGGCGGTCAGCAGGGCCAGACCGCTGATGCCCAGGGCCAGCCACAGCCAGAACGAGCTGTTGTCCGCCGCCGGCGCGTCGAGCAGGAAGCCT
This window encodes:
- a CDS encoding sodium-translocating pyrophosphatase, which translates into the protein MPTWLLAGFLLDAPAADNSSFWLWLALGISGLALLTAFGFARFVLAADTGTEPMQRISNAIKEGAEAFLRRQYKTIGLLSLVLAALIFVGYRASAHNAPLASKTVIAFLIGAACSGIAGFTGMYVSIRANIRTASAARSNINRALQIALRGGAVTGLVVVAMSLLGVGLLFFLFGGLENPHDVPYQVVGFGFGASFVALFAQLGGGIYTKAADVGADLVGKVEAGIPEDDPRNPAVIADLVGDNVGDCAGRGADLFESTAAENVGAMILGAALLPHFGIKGVLFPLVARAFGLIASTLGVLIVRTDDKEDPMQALNRGYYVTTLGAIAAFAIAVHYLLKDNWWFFGSGLVGIATSFLFVYITQYYTEYRFRPVQDIARASRTGPATNIIAGLAVGLETPALPVLVISAALMLSYWFGIRALAGVNEIGEYAKGIYGTAIATMGMLSTAAYILAMDTFGPITDNAGGIIEMSHQPDEIRVKTDRLDAVGNTTKALTKGYAIGSAALAAFLLFSAYLDEVAAIVRGRLAAAGVAVTGVQFSFDNINLANVPVFVGALLGAMLVFLFSSLAIKAVGKAAQYIIEEVRRQFRENPGIMEGTAKPDYGRCVDIVTGAALRQMVVPGVLAVGLPIAVGMTFRYFTGFHVGGEGAMLGGQPINLIGAESVAALLMVGTIGGILLATMMNNGGGAWDNAKKFIETGQYGGKRSDAHKAAVVGDTVGDPFKDTAGPSLHVLIKLLSTITLVMAPLFL